In a genomic window of Mycolicibacillus parakoreensis:
- a CDS encoding Na+/H+ antiporter has protein sequence MDALLLAVVGSAVLVTALARHFNLSAPLVLVGVGLVFGIVPAIPDVTMGSDLVLFVLLPPLLWSAGLDSSYLNMRRNARSISLLAVGLPLATTLAVGVVAYAVVPALTLPAAFTLGAIVAPPDAVSATAVGRRLGLPRRVMTLLTGESLLNDATALTAYKVALGAAIGATVTVGGGLAVFVTAAVGGVVTGLTLGFLLVWVRAKLTDPLAESAVGLVAPFVIYLVAEMVEGSGVVAVVVAALLLGQRFTRAHYATRLQDQAVWRALTLMLESFAFMLIGLQLPTVIGDLHGDTFAALLGASAAVLAAVLGMRIVWVWAFATLPRRFSARIRAREPAATAAEVAVLAWAGMRGVVSLAAAFGVPVLTLSGYNFPGRPQLVFLTFVVVVGTLLLHGLTLPWLIRRLGVYGDEARTDAVAAATAQDKAARAALERLDAVLASSEPSQTTERAAEVLRVMNTRRRNAARERLRRHDDTAELIDESVSDTFKWLRLQMLAAERATFIAERDAGHIDDQVLRALMHGLDLEEATLNL, from the coding sequence GTGGATGCTCTGCTGCTCGCGGTGGTGGGTTCGGCGGTGTTGGTCACCGCGTTGGCCCGCCACTTCAACCTCTCGGCGCCGCTGGTCCTGGTCGGTGTCGGGCTGGTGTTCGGCATCGTCCCGGCCATCCCCGACGTGACGATGGGCTCGGATCTGGTGCTGTTCGTGCTGCTGCCGCCGCTGCTGTGGTCGGCGGGGCTGGACAGCTCGTATCTGAACATGCGCCGCAACGCCCGGTCGATCTCGCTGTTGGCGGTGGGTCTGCCGCTGGCCACCACCCTGGCGGTCGGGGTGGTGGCCTACGCGGTGGTGCCGGCGCTGACGTTGCCGGCGGCGTTCACCCTCGGCGCGATCGTGGCGCCCCCCGACGCGGTCTCGGCGACCGCGGTGGGCCGCCGCCTCGGGCTGCCGCGGCGGGTCATGACCCTGTTGACCGGGGAGAGCCTGCTCAACGACGCCACCGCGCTGACCGCCTACAAGGTGGCGCTGGGCGCGGCGATCGGGGCGACGGTCACCGTCGGCGGCGGGCTGGCGGTGTTCGTCACCGCCGCGGTCGGCGGGGTGGTGACCGGGCTGACGCTGGGTTTCCTGCTGGTGTGGGTGCGCGCCAAACTCACCGACCCGCTCGCCGAGAGCGCGGTCGGGCTGGTGGCGCCGTTCGTCATCTACCTGGTCGCCGAGATGGTCGAGGGCTCCGGGGTGGTCGCCGTCGTCGTCGCCGCGCTGCTGCTGGGCCAGCGGTTCACCCGCGCCCACTACGCCACCCGGCTGCAGGACCAGGCGGTGTGGCGTGCGCTGACGCTGATGCTGGAGTCGTTCGCGTTCATGCTGATCGGGCTGCAGCTGCCGACGGTGATCGGCGATCTGCACGGCGACACGTTCGCCGCGCTGCTGGGGGCCTCGGCGGCGGTGCTGGCCGCGGTGCTGGGCATGCGGATCGTGTGGGTGTGGGCGTTCGCCACCCTGCCGCGGCGGTTCTCCGCCCGGATCCGGGCGCGCGAACCGGCCGCCACCGCCGCGGAGGTCGCGGTGCTGGCCTGGGCGGGGATGCGCGGGGTGGTGTCGCTGGCCGCGGCGTTCGGGGTGCCGGTGCTGACGCTGAGCGGCTACAACTTCCCCGGCCGCCCGCAGCTGGTGTTCCTGACGTTCGTGGTGGTGGTGGGCACGCTGCTGCTGCACGGGCTGACCCTGCCGTGGCTGATCCGCCGGCTCGGCGTCTACGGCGACGAGGCCCGCACCGACGCGGTCGCCGCGGCCACCGCGCAGGACAAGGCCGCCCGCGCCGCGCTGGAACGCCTCGACGCGGTGCTGGCCTCCAGCGAGCCGTCGCAGACCACCGAACGCGCCGCCGAGGTGCTGCGGGTGATGAACACCCGCCGTCGCAACGCCGCCCGCGAGCGGCTGCGCCGCCACGACGACACCGCCGAGCTCATCGACGAGAGCGTCTCGGACACGTTCAAGTGGCTGCGCCTGCAGATGCTGGCCGCCGAGCGGGCCACGTTCATCGCCGAACGCGACGCCGGGCACATCGACGACCAGGTGCTGCGCGCGCTGATGCACGGGCTGGACCTGGAGGAGGCGACGCTGAACCTGTAG
- a CDS encoding PaaI family thioesterase, with translation MSGPDDRGRGGFPDFEATAAEPGFTRYVTAMRRLGDLSVSAAPDDDVWAAAADQIEKLVAALEPAVAPEGVSPAGRAPALPGMGSLLLPPFRVVRFDPDGVEMRGQFSRMHVGGNSAVHGGVLPLLFDWLCGMVVHAAQRPISRTAYLKVDYRHVTAIDTALIARGRVARVEGRKAFITGELVEPRDAEEILCAQLDALMVQLRPGQP, from the coding sequence GTGAGCGGGCCCGACGACCGGGGCCGCGGCGGGTTCCCCGACTTCGAGGCCACCGCGGCCGAGCCCGGGTTCACCCGCTACGTCACCGCGATGCGCCGGCTGGGGGACCTGTCGGTCTCGGCCGCCCCGGACGACGACGTGTGGGCCGCGGCCGCCGACCAGATCGAGAAGCTGGTCGCCGCACTCGAACCGGCCGTCGCCCCCGAAGGGGTCTCCCCGGCCGGGCGGGCGCCGGCGCTGCCGGGCATGGGCAGCCTGCTGCTGCCGCCGTTCCGGGTGGTCCGCTTCGACCCCGACGGGGTGGAGATGCGCGGGCAGTTCAGCCGGATGCACGTCGGGGGCAACTCGGCGGTGCACGGCGGGGTGCTGCCGCTGCTGTTCGACTGGCTCTGCGGGATGGTGGTGCACGCCGCGCAGCGCCCGATCAGCCGCACCGCCTACCTCAAGGTCGACTACCGCCACGTCACCGCGATCGACACCGCGCTGATCGCGCGGGGCCGGGTGGCGCGGGTCGAGGGCCGCAAAGCGTTCATCACCGGCGAGCTCGTCGAGCCCCGCGACGCCGAGGAGATCCTCTGCGCGCAGCTCGACGCGCTGATGGTGCAGCTGCGCCCCGGCCAGCCGTAG
- a CDS encoding adenylosuccinate synthase: MPAIVLIGAQWGDEGKGKATDLLGEHVQWVVRYQGGNNAGHTVVLPGGENFALHLIPSGVLTPGVTNVIGNGVVVDPGVLLEELDGLERRGVDTSTLLISADAHLLMPYHIAIDKVTERYLGNKRIGTTGRGIGPCYQDKIARIGIRVADVLDPTELTHKVEAACEFKNQVLVKIYNRKALDPQQIVEELLEQAEGFTHRIADTRLLLGNALDAGQLVLLEGSQGTLLDVDHGTYPYVTSSNPTAGGAAVGSGIGPTRITTVLGILKAYTTRVGAGPFPTELFDEHGEYLAKTGGEVGVTTGRARRCGWFDAVIARYATRVNGITDYFLTKLDVLSSLQTVPVCVGYRIDGKQTAEMPMTQAELARAEPVYEELPGWWEDISGARTFDDLPAKARDYVARLEELSGAPVSCIGVGPGRDQTIVRRDVITGKPA; encoded by the coding sequence ATGCCGGCAATCGTCCTGATCGGCGCCCAGTGGGGTGACGAGGGCAAAGGGAAAGCCACCGACCTGCTCGGTGAGCACGTGCAGTGGGTGGTGCGCTACCAGGGCGGCAACAACGCCGGGCACACCGTGGTGCTGCCGGGCGGGGAGAACTTCGCGCTGCACCTGATCCCCTCGGGGGTGCTGACCCCGGGGGTCACCAACGTCATCGGCAACGGGGTGGTCGTCGACCCCGGGGTGCTGCTCGAGGAGCTCGACGGCCTGGAGCGCCGCGGGGTGGACACCTCCACGCTGCTGATCTCGGCGGATGCGCACCTGCTGATGCCCTACCACATCGCGATCGACAAGGTCACCGAGCGCTACCTGGGCAACAAGAGGATCGGCACCACCGGGCGCGGCATCGGGCCGTGCTACCAGGACAAGATCGCCCGCATCGGCATCCGGGTGGCCGACGTGCTCGACCCGACCGAACTGACCCACAAGGTCGAGGCCGCCTGCGAGTTCAAAAACCAGGTGCTGGTCAAGATCTACAACCGCAAGGCCCTCGACCCGCAGCAGATCGTCGAGGAGCTGCTGGAGCAGGCCGAAGGGTTCACCCACCGCATCGCCGACACCCGGCTGCTGCTGGGCAACGCGCTGGACGCCGGGCAGCTGGTGCTGCTGGAGGGCTCGCAGGGCACCCTGCTCGACGTCGACCACGGCACCTACCCGTATGTCACCTCGTCGAACCCGACCGCCGGGGGCGCGGCGGTCGGCTCGGGGATCGGGCCGACGCGGATCACCACGGTGCTGGGCATCCTGAAGGCCTACACCACCCGGGTGGGGGCGGGCCCGTTCCCCACCGAGCTCTTCGACGAGCACGGCGAGTACCTGGCCAAGACCGGCGGCGAGGTGGGGGTGACCACCGGCCGGGCCCGGCGCTGCGGCTGGTTCGACGCGGTCATCGCCCGCTACGCCACCCGGGTCAACGGCATCACCGACTACTTTTTGACCAAGCTCGACGTGCTGTCCAGCCTGCAGACGGTGCCGGTCTGCGTCGGCTACCGCATCGACGGCAAGCAGACCGCCGAGATGCCGATGACCCAGGCGGAGCTGGCCCGGGCCGAACCGGTGTATGAGGAGCTGCCCGGCTGGTGGGAGGACATCTCCGGGGCGCGCACGTTCGACGACCTGCCGGCCAAGGCCCGCGACTACGTGGCGCGCCTCGAGGAGCTGTCGGGGGCGCCGGTGTCGTGCATCGGGGTCGGGCCGGGTCGCGACCAGACGATCGTGCGCCGCGACGTGATCACCGGGAAGCCGGCGTGA
- a CDS encoding site-2 protease family protein, which translates to MNVRSLHGQSVRPSPVFLALVGVTALGGAGAWLAAEQVSALAYAGVFVFVIAGWLVSLCLHEFGHAYTAWRFGDHDVAVRGYLTLNPLRYSHPLLSLGLPLLFIVLGGIGLPGGAVYVRTGFMPPRRRTLVSLAGPAANAVLAVLLLGAVQLRYDPAHAIFWAGVAFLGFLQVTALVLNLLPIPGLDGYGAVEPHLSAETQQALAPVKQWGILALVVLLIAPGLNRAFFGLVYAVYELSGVPRGLSGAGAALTLFWNNLL; encoded by the coding sequence GTGAATGTCCGTTCGCTGCACGGCCAGTCGGTGCGCCCCAGCCCGGTCTTTTTGGCGCTGGTGGGCGTGACCGCGCTCGGCGGGGCGGGGGCCTGGCTGGCGGCCGAGCAGGTCAGCGCCCTGGCGTATGCGGGGGTGTTCGTCTTCGTCATCGCCGGGTGGCTGGTGTCGCTGTGCCTGCACGAGTTCGGCCACGCCTACACCGCGTGGCGCTTCGGCGACCACGACGTGGCGGTGCGCGGGTATCTGACGCTCAACCCGCTGCGCTACTCCCATCCGCTGCTGTCGCTGGGGTTGCCGCTGCTGTTCATCGTGCTCGGCGGGATCGGGCTGCCCGGCGGTGCGGTGTATGTGCGCACCGGGTTCATGCCGCCGCGGCGGCGCACCCTGGTGTCGCTGGCCGGCCCGGCCGCCAACGCCGTGTTGGCGGTGCTGCTGCTGGGCGCGGTGCAGCTGCGCTACGACCCGGCGCACGCGATCTTCTGGGCCGGCGTGGCGTTTTTGGGTTTCCTCCAGGTGACCGCGCTGGTGTTGAACCTGCTGCCGATCCCCGGGCTGGACGGCTACGGCGCCGTGGAGCCGCACCTGAGCGCCGAGACCCAGCAGGCGCTGGCCCCGGTGAAGCAGTGGGGCATTTTGGCGCTGGTGGTGCTATTGATCGCCCCCGGGCTCAACCGGGCCTTCTTCGGGCTGGTGTATGCGGTCTACGAGCTCTCCGGGGTGCCGCGGGGCCTGTCCGGCGCCGGGGCGGCGCTGACCCTGTTCTGGAACAACCTGCTGTAG
- a CDS encoding DUF3151 domain-containing protein encodes MALSGDLLRPDPILLPAETDVEARLAAGDHPAIVAAAHPAASLVWAVLGETALADDKVITAYAYARTGYHRGLDALRRNGWRGHGPVPYDHEPNRGFLRCVAVLARAADTIGESDEHQRCLDLLDDCDPAARAALDLA; translated from the coding sequence ATGGCACTCTCCGGTGATCTGCTGCGCCCCGATCCGATCCTGCTTCCCGCCGAGACCGACGTGGAGGCGCGGTTGGCTGCTGGCGACCATCCTGCCATCGTTGCGGCCGCTCATCCGGCTGCCTCGCTGGTGTGGGCGGTGCTCGGCGAGACCGCGCTCGCCGACGACAAGGTCATCACCGCCTACGCCTACGCGCGCACCGGCTACCACCGCGGGCTCGACGCGCTGCGGCGCAACGGCTGGCGCGGGCACGGCCCGGTGCCCTACGACCACGAACCCAACCGGGGTTTCCTGCGCTGCGTGGCGGTGCTGGCCCGCGCCGCCGACACGATCGGGGAGAGCGACGAGCACCAGCGCTGCCTGGACCTGCTCGACGACTGCGATCCGGCGGCCCGCGCCGCCCTCGACCTGGCGTAG
- a CDS encoding Rv0361 family membrane protein — protein sequence MANPPGSDRDGETTDPVAPLEHDAENDAITDRVDAPADPPTEILGSGEQSPAEQPERRFTAPGFDAGATQVLPPAPEDPETEVFAPQAGKVPPQAIPPRGSKLAPQLHNSWGWVLALTLIILALAAIAVLGTVLMTRDSDPKVASQKDLVRETIHDFDLALQKGDLTTLRSITCGTTRDNYVNYDDAKWADIHARVKKADRYPMVASVDEIVVNDEHAEANVTAYMAYAPSQRSTRSFDLQFRDDQWKICQAPAG from the coding sequence ATGGCCAACCCACCAGGGTCCGATCGCGACGGCGAGACCACCGATCCGGTTGCGCCGCTGGAGCACGACGCGGAGAACGACGCCATCACCGACCGGGTCGACGCCCCGGCGGATCCGCCCACCGAGATCCTCGGCAGCGGCGAGCAGTCCCCCGCCGAGCAGCCCGAACGCCGGTTCACCGCGCCGGGTTTCGACGCCGGCGCCACCCAGGTGCTGCCGCCGGCGCCGGAGGACCCCGAGACCGAGGTGTTCGCCCCGCAGGCGGGCAAGGTGCCCCCGCAGGCGATCCCGCCGCGCGGCAGCAAGCTGGCGCCCCAGCTGCACAACAGCTGGGGCTGGGTGCTGGCGTTGACGTTGATCATCCTGGCGCTCGCCGCGATCGCGGTGCTGGGCACGGTGTTGATGACCCGCGACAGTGACCCCAAGGTCGCCTCCCAGAAGGACCTGGTGCGCGAGACCATCCACGACTTCGACCTGGCGTTGCAGAAGGGTGATCTGACCACGCTGCGCTCCATCACCTGCGGCACCACCCGCGACAACTACGTCAACTACGACGACGCCAAGTGGGCCGACATCCACGCGCGGGTGAAAAAGGCCGACCGCTACCCGATGGTGGCCAGCGTCGACGAGATCGTCGTCAACGACGAGCACGCCGAGGCCAACGTCACCGCCTACATGGCGTACGCGCCCAGCCAGCGCTCCACCCGCAGCTTCGATCTGCAGTTCCGCGACGACCAGTGGAAGATCTGCCAGGCCCCGGCGGGCTAA
- the fbaA gene encoding class II fructose-bisphosphate aldolase — MPIATPETYNEMLKRAKDNAYAFPAINCTSSETINAAIKGFADAGSDGIIQFSTGGAEFGSGLGVKDMVTGAVALAEFAHVIAEKYPITVALHTDHCPKDKLDGFVNPLLAISTERVKAGKNPLFQSHMWDGSAVPIDENLKIATGLLNDCAAAKIILEIEIGVVGGEEDGVAHEINEKLYTTPEDFEKTIEALGVGEHGPYLLAATFGNVHGVYKPGNVKLRPEILDEGQKVAEKKLGLAAGAKPFNYVFHGGSGSLKSEIEDALSYGVVKMNVDTDTQYAFTRPVAAHMFTNYDGVLKVDGDVGNKKTYDPRSYLKKAEASMTERVIEACNDLHCAGKSLTA; from the coding sequence ATGCCCATCGCAACGCCCGAGACCTACAACGAGATGCTCAAACGGGCCAAAGACAACGCGTATGCGTTTCCGGCCATCAACTGCACCTCGTCGGAGACGATCAACGCCGCGATCAAGGGGTTCGCCGACGCCGGCAGCGACGGCATCATCCAGTTCTCGACCGGAGGTGCGGAGTTCGGCTCCGGTCTCGGCGTCAAGGACATGGTGACCGGGGCGGTGGCGCTCGCCGAGTTCGCCCACGTCATCGCCGAGAAGTACCCGATCACCGTGGCGCTGCACACCGACCACTGTCCCAAGGACAAGCTCGACGGGTTCGTCAACCCGCTGCTGGCGATCTCCACCGAACGCGTCAAGGCCGGCAAGAACCCGCTGTTCCAGTCGCACATGTGGGACGGCTCGGCGGTGCCGATCGACGAGAACCTCAAGATCGCGACCGGCCTGCTCAACGACTGCGCCGCGGCCAAGATCATCCTCGAGATCGAGATCGGTGTGGTCGGCGGCGAGGAGGACGGCGTCGCCCACGAGATCAACGAGAAGCTCTACACCACCCCGGAGGACTTCGAGAAGACCATCGAGGCCCTCGGCGTCGGCGAGCACGGCCCGTACCTGCTGGCCGCGACGTTCGGCAACGTGCACGGCGTGTACAAGCCGGGCAACGTCAAGCTGCGCCCGGAGATCCTCGACGAGGGCCAGAAGGTCGCCGAGAAGAAGCTGGGCCTGGCGGCCGGCGCGAAACCGTTCAACTACGTGTTCCACGGCGGGTCGGGGTCGCTGAAATCCGAGATCGAGGACGCGCTGAGCTACGGCGTGGTCAAGATGAACGTCGACACCGACACCCAGTACGCGTTCACCCGCCCGGTGGCCGCGCACATGTTCACCAACTACGACGGGGTGCTCAAGGTCGACGGCGACGTCGGCAACAAGAAGACCTACGACCCGCGCAGTTACCTGAAGAAGGCCGAGGCGTCGATGACCGAGCGCGTCATCGAGGCCTGCAACGACCTGCACTGCGCGGGCAAGTCGCTGACCGCCTGA
- a CDS encoding DedA family protein, whose amino-acid sequence MITVAAAMPHILDPMYWIGQGGLFEHAVLPAILVIVFIETGLLFPLLPGESLLVTGGLLAAAGNPDIRVLAPAVAVVAIAGDQTGYFIGRKIGPALFNKEDSRFFKKHHVTESHAFFEKYGPAAIILARFVPFARTFVPVIAGVSYMRYPVYLGFDIVGGILWGAGMTLTGYYLGTKVPGITDHLELIIVVILFVSLLPAIFSVTKTYLNRRRAAAEGAGPADRAPADAEETTGS is encoded by the coding sequence ATGATCACCGTCGCGGCCGCCATGCCGCACATCTTGGATCCGATGTACTGGATCGGGCAGGGCGGACTCTTCGAGCACGCGGTGCTGCCGGCCATCCTCGTCATCGTGTTCATTGAGACCGGGCTGCTGTTTCCGCTGCTGCCCGGCGAATCGTTGCTGGTCACCGGTGGTCTGCTGGCCGCCGCCGGCAACCCCGACATCCGGGTGCTGGCCCCGGCGGTGGCGGTGGTGGCGATCGCCGGTGATCAGACCGGGTACTTCATCGGGCGCAAGATCGGCCCGGCGCTGTTCAACAAGGAAGACTCCCGGTTCTTCAAAAAACACCACGTCACCGAGTCGCACGCGTTCTTCGAGAAGTACGGCCCGGCGGCGATCATCCTGGCCCGGTTCGTGCCGTTCGCCCGCACCTTCGTGCCGGTCATCGCCGGGGTGTCCTACATGCGTTACCCGGTGTATCTGGGTTTCGACATCGTCGGCGGCATCCTGTGGGGCGCCGGGATGACCCTGACCGGCTACTACCTGGGCACCAAGGTGCCCGGCATCACCGACCACCTGGAACTGATCATCGTGGTGATTTTGTTCGTGTCGCTGCTGCCGGCGATCTTCTCGGTGACCAAGACGTATCTGAACCGCCGGCGCGCCGCCGCCGAGGGGGCCGGCCCCGCCGACCGCGCGCCCGCCGACGCCGAGGAGACCACCGGCTCCTGA
- a CDS encoding glycoside hydrolase family 76 protein, translating into MDQQWANRAESAEAAITQRHLKRLWWVPGTQLGVVAWPAARRERWFTGVWHYWWQAHLLDCLVDAQLRDPTEARRAQIHAQIRGQRLRNLGVVNDYYDDMAWLALAIQRADAVTGKTHRRTLDKLTGQLVNSWVPEDGGGIPWRKQDQFFNAPANGPAGIFLSRIDDRLARAVRMADWLDATLIDPQTHLVFDGIKAGSLVRAQYTYCQGVVLGLETELAARTGEPRHAERVHRLVAAVAEHMAAKDVITGAGGGDAGLFGAITARYLALVATRLPGEDPADVTARETAKRLVLTSARSAWDHRQPVDGLPLFGPFWDRSAELPRAEDDAPPFADGAVNSSQIPERDLSVQLGGWMLMEAAYRVEAGEPGDAGAPGEAPQA; encoded by the coding sequence ATGGATCAGCAGTGGGCTAATCGGGCGGAGAGCGCCGAAGCAGCGATCACCCAGCGTCACCTCAAGCGGCTGTGGTGGGTGCCCGGCACACAGTTGGGGGTGGTGGCCTGGCCGGCGGCCCGGCGGGAGCGCTGGTTCACCGGGGTGTGGCACTACTGGTGGCAGGCGCACCTGCTGGACTGCCTGGTCGATGCGCAGCTGCGCGACCCCACCGAGGCGCGGCGCGCCCAGATCCACGCCCAGATCCGCGGGCAGCGGCTGCGCAACCTCGGGGTGGTCAACGACTACTACGACGACATGGCGTGGCTGGCGCTGGCGATCCAGCGCGCCGACGCGGTGACCGGCAAGACCCACCGCCGCACCCTGGACAAGCTCACCGGCCAGCTGGTCAACTCGTGGGTGCCCGAGGACGGCGGCGGCATCCCGTGGCGCAAGCAGGACCAGTTCTTCAACGCCCCCGCCAACGGCCCGGCCGGCATCTTCTTGTCCCGCATCGACGACCGGCTGGCGCGCGCGGTGCGCATGGCCGACTGGCTCGACGCCACGTTGATCGACCCGCAGACCCACCTGGTGTTCGACGGGATCAAGGCCGGCTCGCTGGTGCGCGCCCAGTACACCTACTGCCAGGGTGTGGTGCTGGGCCTGGAGACCGAGTTGGCGGCGCGCACCGGGGAGCCGCGCCACGCCGAGCGGGTGCACCGCCTGGTCGCCGCGGTCGCCGAACACATGGCCGCCAAGGACGTGATCACCGGCGCCGGCGGCGGCGACGCCGGGCTGTTCGGCGCGATCACCGCCCGCTACCTGGCGCTGGTCGCCACCCGGCTGCCCGGCGAGGACCCCGCCGACGTCACCGCCCGCGAGACCGCCAAACGTCTGGTGCTCACCTCGGCGCGCTCGGCGTGGGACCACCGCCAGCCGGTCGACGGGCTGCCGCTGTTCGGGCCGTTCTGGGACCGCAGCGCCGAGCTGCCGCGCGCCGAGGACGACGCCCCGCCGTTCGCCGACGGCGCGGTCAACTCCTCGCAGATCCCCGAACGCGACCTGTCGGTGCAGCTCGGCGGCTGGATGCTGATGGAGGCCGCCTACCGGGTGGAGGCCGGCGAGCCGGGCGACGCGGGTGCGCCGGGCGAGGCCCCGCAGGCCTGA
- a CDS encoding TrmH family RNA methyltransferase, producing MSEPGPTEWGTGGAGVGPWVGPWPTDPRYDPELLRDGDTRNVVDAYRYWRREAIVADIDRRRHALHVAIENFGQDANIGGVVRAANAFAVHTVHIVGRRRWNRRGAMVTDRYQRLRHHDSTAALLDFAAGHDLAVIAVDNVPGAARLERTALPYRCLMVFGQEGPGISAELQDHAAATVSVAQFGSTRSINVAVAAGIAMHTWITQHADVDRAW from the coding sequence GTGAGTGAGCCCGGACCGACCGAGTGGGGCACCGGGGGCGCCGGGGTCGGCCCGTGGGTGGGGCCGTGGCCGACCGACCCGCGCTACGACCCGGAGTTGTTGCGCGACGGCGACACCCGCAACGTCGTCGACGCCTACCGGTACTGGCGGCGGGAGGCCATCGTCGCCGACATCGACCGGCGCCGCCACGCCCTGCACGTGGCGATCGAGAACTTCGGTCAGGACGCCAACATCGGCGGGGTGGTGCGCGCGGCGAACGCGTTCGCGGTGCACACCGTGCACATCGTCGGCCGGCGCCGCTGGAACCGCCGCGGGGCGATGGTCACCGACCGCTACCAGCGGCTGCGTCACCACGACAGCACCGCCGCACTGCTGGACTTCGCCGCCGGGCACGACCTGGCGGTCATCGCGGTCGACAACGTGCCCGGCGCGGCGCGCCTGGAGCGCACCGCGCTGCCGTACCGCTGCCTGATGGTGTTCGGCCAGGAGGGCCCGGGCATCTCCGCGGAGTTGCAGGACCACGCCGCGGCGACGGTGTCGGTCGCCCAGTTCGGCTCCACCCGCAGCATCAACGTCGCGGTGGCCGCCGGGATCGCGATGCACACCTGGATTACCCAGCACGCCGACGTCGACCGGGCGTGGTAG
- the pyrE gene encoding orotate phosphoribosyltransferase codes for MTTADKAELAELVRTLAVVHGRVTLSSGNEADYYVDLRRATLHHRAAPLIGRLMRELTADWDYVAVGGLTLGADPVAAAVMHAPGRAIDAFVVRKSVKTHGMQRMIEGADVTGRRVLVVEDTSTTGNSALTAVRAVSKAGAEVVGVATVVDRATGAAETIEAEGFSYRSVLGLADLGLE; via the coding sequence CTGACCACCGCCGACAAGGCCGAACTGGCCGAGTTGGTCCGCACCCTGGCCGTGGTGCACGGCCGGGTCACGCTGTCGTCGGGAAACGAGGCCGACTACTACGTCGACCTGCGCCGCGCCACCCTGCACCACCGCGCCGCCCCGCTGATCGGCCGGCTGATGCGTGAGCTCACCGCCGACTGGGATTACGTCGCCGTCGGGGGGCTGACGCTGGGGGCCGACCCGGTGGCCGCCGCGGTCATGCACGCACCGGGGCGGGCCATCGACGCGTTCGTGGTCCGTAAATCGGTGAAAACCCATGGCATGCAACGGATGATCGAAGGTGCCGACGTGACCGGTCGGCGCGTCCTCGTGGTCGAGGACACCAGCACCACCGGCAACTCCGCACTGACCGCGGTGCGCGCGGTGAGCAAGGCCGGTGCGGAGGTGGTCGGGGTGGCGACCGTGGTCGACCGTGCCACCGGAGCCGCGGAAACCATTGAAGCCGAAGGGTTTTCCTACCGCAGTGTGCTCGGTCTGGCTGATCTGGGGCTGGAGTAG
- a CDS encoding SDR family NAD(P)-dependent oxidoreductase, whose protein sequence is MARPVALITGPTSGLGLGYARRFAADGYDLVLVARDSTRLADVAGELRDEAGRSVEVLPADLAEQTGRAAVAERCAAGVQVLVNNAGFGTSGEFWTADPALLQSQLDVNVTAVMQLTRAALPPMLAAGVGTVINIASVAGLLSGRGSTYSASKAWVVSFSEGLAGGLGGTGVGVHAVCPGFVRTEFHQRAGIEMGSVPAPMWLSVDDVVNESLADIARGRVLSVPGVQYKALTAAGRLVPRNLVRALANTFGRGRGRT, encoded by the coding sequence ATGGCGCGGCCGGTTGCCCTGATCACCGGGCCGACGTCCGGGCTCGGGCTGGGGTACGCGCGCCGTTTCGCCGCCGACGGCTACGACCTGGTGCTCGTCGCCCGCGACAGCACCCGGCTGGCCGATGTGGCCGGTGAGCTGCGCGACGAGGCCGGGCGCTCGGTGGAGGTGCTGCCCGCCGACCTCGCCGAACAGACCGGCCGCGCCGCGGTCGCCGAGCGCTGCGCCGCCGGGGTGCAGGTGCTGGTCAACAACGCCGGGTTCGGCACCTCCGGGGAGTTCTGGACCGCCGATCCCGCCTTGCTGCAGTCCCAGCTCGACGTCAACGTCACCGCGGTGATGCAGCTGACCCGCGCCGCGCTGCCGCCGATGCTGGCCGCCGGTGTGGGCACCGTGATCAACATCGCCAGCGTGGCCGGGCTGTTGTCGGGGCGCGGCTCGACCTACTCGGCGTCCAAGGCGTGGGTGGTGTCGTTCTCCGAGGGCCTCGCCGGCGGGCTCGGCGGCACCGGGGTCGGTGTGCACGCGGTCTGCCCGGGGTTCGTCCGCACCGAATTCCACCAGCGCGCCGGCATCGAGATGGGGTCGGTGCCCGCACCGATGTGGTTGTCGGTCGACGACGTGGTCAACGAGAGCCTCGCCGACATCGCGCGCGGCCGGGTGCTCAGCGTGCCCGGCGTGCAGTACAAGGCGCTCACCGCCGCCGGCCGGTTGGTGCCGCGAAACCTGGTGCGCGCCCTGGCCAACACTTTCGGGAGGGGCCGTGGGCGTACCTGA